In one Curtobacterium citreum genomic region, the following are encoded:
- a CDS encoding ThuA domain-containing protein, which translates to MTTTPLRVTVWGENVHEQVEQHVAERYPEGMHGAIAAGIREHLPEAVVRTATMQEPEHGLTDAVLAETDVLTWWGHAAHADVDDAVVDRVHKHVLSGMGLVVLHSGHWSKIFGKLMGTTCTLRWRSEHDQELVWTVNPQHPITRGVPNPIVIPEQEMYGEYFDVPTPDELIFISGFTGGEVFRSGMTYRRGLGKIFYFSPGDQDFPVYHHPDVRRVVANGAEWARPDRERELPTLRRYDLGEYFEGQHYRGPFDDEPDETASEQADEHAAGARA; encoded by the coding sequence ATGACCACCACCCCCCTCCGCGTCACCGTCTGGGGCGAGAACGTCCACGAACAGGTCGAGCAACACGTCGCCGAGCGCTACCCCGAGGGCATGCACGGGGCGATCGCCGCGGGCATCCGCGAGCACCTGCCCGAGGCCGTGGTCCGCACCGCGACCATGCAGGAGCCCGAGCACGGCCTGACCGACGCCGTGCTCGCCGAGACCGACGTCCTCACCTGGTGGGGGCACGCCGCCCACGCGGACGTCGACGACGCCGTCGTGGACCGGGTGCACAAGCACGTCCTGTCCGGCATGGGGCTCGTCGTCCTGCACTCCGGCCACTGGTCGAAGATCTTCGGCAAGCTCATGGGCACGACCTGCACGCTCCGGTGGCGCAGCGAGCACGACCAGGAGCTCGTCTGGACCGTGAACCCGCAGCACCCCATCACCCGCGGCGTCCCGAACCCGATCGTCATCCCCGAGCAGGAGATGTACGGCGAGTACTTCGACGTCCCGACCCCCGACGAGCTGATCTTCATCTCGGGGTTCACCGGCGGCGAGGTCTTCCGGAGCGGCATGACCTACCGCCGCGGCCTCGGGAAGATCTTCTACTTCTCGCCTGGTGACCAGGACTTCCCCGTGTACCACCACCCCGACGTCCGTCGCGTGGTCGCGAACGGCGCGGAGTGGGCCCGGCCGGACCGGGAGCGCGAGCTGCCGACGCTCCGCCGCTACGACCTGGGCGAGTACTTCGAGGGCCAGCACTACCGGGGCCCGTTCGACGACGAGCCGGACGAGACGGCGTCCGAGCAGGCCGACGAGCACGCCGCCGGGGCTCGCGCATGA
- a CDS encoding Gfo/Idh/MocA family protein: MTDHAPLRVVQVGAGGMGRAWLATVAADPDVELVGVVDLDLDAARTGADLAGAPSIPVGRDLTALLAETGAEAVLDITVPVAHHQVTMDALHAGLPVLGEKPAAQTVAEALSLAAAAEVTGQLFMVSQSRRYNDQLVAFRQHVRALGGVGSLNTRFARAPRFGGFREEMDDVLLLDMAIHAFDSARYVLEREPVSVYCESWNPSWSWYRGHANAAAVFTFEDDVRYVYDGSWCAPGDETSWNGDWRATGATGSAAWDGDHDPSSVVDGGAGSPEPAAGVGTEIAGALASFVRAVRSGHRPDGEVHRNVMSLVMVDAAIASARSGQRVVVDEVLEQAHATALETERDEAVRERLAAWGPVRQALATDSGALA; encoded by the coding sequence ATGACCGACCACGCCCCGCTGCGGGTCGTGCAGGTCGGCGCCGGCGGGATGGGCCGCGCGTGGCTCGCCACCGTCGCCGCCGACCCCGACGTCGAGCTCGTCGGCGTCGTCGACCTCGACCTCGACGCCGCACGCACCGGGGCCGACCTGGCCGGCGCCCCGTCGATCCCGGTCGGCCGGGACCTCACGGCGCTCCTCGCGGAGACCGGTGCCGAGGCCGTCCTCGACATCACCGTGCCGGTCGCCCACCACCAGGTCACGATGGACGCCCTGCACGCCGGTCTGCCGGTCCTCGGCGAGAAGCCCGCCGCCCAGACCGTCGCCGAGGCCCTGTCCCTCGCCGCCGCGGCCGAGGTCACCGGGCAGCTGTTCATGGTGTCCCAGTCCCGCCGCTACAACGACCAGCTCGTCGCCTTCCGGCAGCACGTCCGCGCGCTCGGCGGGGTCGGGAGCCTGAACACCCGGTTCGCGAGGGCACCGCGCTTCGGCGGCTTCCGCGAAGAGATGGACGACGTCCTGCTCCTCGACATGGCGATCCACGCGTTCGACTCCGCCCGCTACGTGCTCGAACGCGAGCCGGTGTCGGTGTACTGCGAGTCGTGGAACCCGTCGTGGTCCTGGTACCGCGGGCACGCGAACGCCGCCGCGGTGTTCACGTTCGAGGACGACGTCCGCTACGTCTACGACGGTTCGTGGTGCGCGCCGGGCGACGAGACGTCCTGGAACGGCGACTGGCGGGCCACCGGCGCGACCGGCTCGGCCGCCTGGGACGGCGACCACGACCCGTCGAGCGTCGTCGACGGCGGAGCGGGGTCGCCCGAGCCCGCCGCCGGGGTCGGGACGGAGATCGCGGGAGCGCTCGCCTCGTTCGTCCGCGCGGTCCGGTCCGGACACCGTCCCGACGGCGAGGTGCACCGCAACGTGATGAGCCTGGTGATGGTCGACGCGGCGATCGCGTCGGCGCGCTCCGGGCAGCGCGTGGTCGTCGACGAGGTGCTCGAGCAGGCGCACGCGACAGCCCTCGAGACCGAGCGGGACGAGGCGGTCCGGGAGCGGCTCGCCGCGTGGGGTCCGGTCCGGCAGGCGCTCGCGACCGACAGCGGCGCGCTCGCCTGA